From the genome of Actinomycetota bacterium, one region includes:
- the topA gene encoding type I DNA topoisomerase: MADLVVVESPTKAKTIERYLGSGFKVLASFGHVRDLPKSDFAVQVQDGGGCELTYEVPGRSAKHVAALRKAAKEADRVWLAPDLDREGEAIAWHVAELLGLDPEEQNRVTFDEITQGAIQAAFEQPRQLNLALIDAQQARRAVDRIVGYRLSPVLWRTVSAGISAGRVQSVALRLIVDREDEIRAFVPREYWSIHGDFEPEGGRASIGASLHTVGDRRVATPRDLDKKEADDEALAKLLVIGDEETASKLKRRSEALTYQVRQVRRSEAKRNPSPPFTTSTLQQDAARKLGFSAARTMRVAQQLYEGVALGAEGQTGLITYMRTDSLNLSDTALGEINALVAEKYGDRYTVSKWRRFKTKQQRAQEAHEAIRPTSARREPEAVRPNLSDDQYRLYDLIWKRTVATQMAPAVFDRVSADVVGTETDGTELLWRVTGQVLKFDGFIRVYEEGRDEDAVAEESSDRLPEIEEGQALELDEVTAEQHFTTPPPRFTEASLVKELEADGIGRPSTYASIIQTLRDREYVTMDGRRFTPTPLGEVVVSFLKVHFGEIVDINFTARMEETLDEIAAGDEAWCHTVTRFLEEVDTWVDERKPERPRFPLPEHIECPVCGATMDKVFSGKSKQWFASCSRWPDCDGTRPIDESGEVGEPEPEPEPDERVRCPECGQPMLLKSGRYGRFYGCVDYPKCKGIRNLSQRAVYLDGDEWKPFISPTDGTSFMELRTSRYGKPFLGSAGYPDDQFAIWSVPIANPCPTCGAPMRQPPKNRKVPLAICANPTIEHRYELADWDPPSVHTIEVVPGVEEFDPAVGGEPIAGWPEPYEPIAMSFDSEGEPPKKRPSKKKAAKKKKATKKKATKKRSAEEKD; this comes from the coding sequence TGATCTGCCCAAGTCGGACTTCGCGGTCCAGGTCCAGGATGGCGGCGGCTGCGAGCTGACCTACGAGGTACCGGGGCGCTCGGCCAAGCATGTCGCCGCGCTGCGGAAGGCCGCCAAGGAAGCCGACCGCGTCTGGCTCGCTCCCGACCTCGACCGTGAGGGCGAGGCGATCGCGTGGCACGTCGCCGAGCTGCTCGGGCTCGACCCGGAGGAGCAGAACCGGGTCACCTTCGACGAGATCACCCAGGGCGCGATCCAGGCCGCGTTCGAGCAGCCGCGCCAGCTCAACCTCGCGCTCATCGACGCGCAGCAGGCACGGCGGGCCGTCGACCGCATCGTCGGGTACCGCCTCTCGCCGGTGCTGTGGCGCACGGTGTCGGCGGGGATCAGCGCGGGGCGGGTGCAGTCCGTAGCGCTGCGACTCATCGTGGACCGTGAGGACGAGATCCGGGCCTTCGTGCCGCGCGAGTACTGGTCGATCCACGGCGACTTCGAACCGGAGGGAGGTCGGGCGAGCATCGGGGCGTCGCTGCATACGGTGGGCGATCGCCGCGTCGCCACGCCGAGGGACCTCGACAAGAAGGAGGCCGACGACGAGGCGCTCGCCAAGCTGCTGGTCATCGGGGACGAGGAGACCGCGAGCAAGCTGAAGCGGCGCAGCGAGGCGTTGACCTACCAGGTCCGTCAGGTGCGTCGGTCGGAGGCGAAGCGCAACCCCTCGCCGCCGTTCACGACCTCGACGCTGCAGCAGGACGCGGCACGCAAGCTCGGCTTCTCGGCGGCACGGACGATGCGGGTCGCCCAGCAGCTCTACGAGGGGGTGGCGCTCGGTGCCGAGGGCCAGACCGGGCTGATCACCTACATGCGCACCGACTCGCTCAACCTCAGCGACACCGCGCTGGGGGAGATCAACGCGCTGGTCGCCGAGAAGTACGGCGACCGCTACACGGTCTCGAAGTGGCGCCGTTTCAAGACGAAGCAACAGCGCGCACAGGAGGCGCACGAGGCCATCCGCCCCACGTCCGCACGCCGCGAGCCCGAGGCGGTGCGCCCCAACCTGTCCGACGACCAGTACCGGCTCTACGACCTGATCTGGAAGCGCACGGTGGCCACCCAGATGGCGCCGGCCGTCTTCGACCGCGTGTCGGCCGACGTCGTCGGGACCGAGACCGATGGCACCGAGCTCCTGTGGCGCGTGACCGGGCAGGTGCTGAAGTTCGACGGGTTCATCCGCGTGTACGAGGAGGGTCGCGACGAGGACGCCGTCGCGGAGGAGAGCTCGGACCGGTTGCCCGAGATCGAAGAGGGCCAGGCACTGGAACTGGACGAGGTGACCGCGGAGCAGCACTTCACCACGCCGCCGCCCCGCTTCACCGAGGCGAGCCTGGTCAAGGAGCTCGAGGCCGACGGCATCGGGCGGCCGTCCACCTACGCGTCCATCATCCAGACGCTCCGGGACCGCGAGTACGTGACGATGGACGGTCGTCGCTTCACGCCGACGCCCCTGGGCGAGGTCGTGGTGTCGTTCCTCAAAGTGCACTTCGGCGAGATCGTCGACATCAACTTCACGGCGCGGATGGAGGAGACGCTCGACGAGATCGCGGCAGGTGACGAGGCGTGGTGCCACACCGTCACGCGGTTCCTCGAGGAGGTCGACACGTGGGTCGACGAGCGCAAGCCGGAACGGCCCCGCTTCCCCCTGCCCGAGCACATCGAGTGCCCGGTATGCGGGGCGACGATGGACAAGGTCTTCAGTGGCAAGTCCAAGCAGTGGTTCGCCTCGTGCAGCCGTTGGCCCGACTGCGACGGGACGCGCCCGATCGACGAGAGTGGTGAGGTCGGCGAGCCGGAGCCCGAGCCCGAGCCCGACGAGCGCGTCCGCTGCCCCGAGTGCGGCCAGCCGATGCTGCTCAAGTCGGGCCGCTACGGTCGGTTCTACGGCTGCGTCGACTACCCCAAGTGCAAGGGGATCCGCAACCTCTCCCAGCGGGCGGTGTACCTCGACGGCGACGAGTGGAAGCCCTTCATCTCGCCCACCGATGGGACCAGCTTCATGGAGCTGCGCACGAGCCGGTACGGCAAGCCCTTCCTCGGCTCCGCCGGCTACCCCGACGATCAGTTCGCCATCTGGTCGGTGCCCATCGCCAACCCCTGCCCGACCTGCGGCGCCCCGATGCGTCAGCCCCCCAAGAACCGCAAGGTGCCACTGGCCATCTGCGCCAACCCGACCATCGAGCACCGCTACGAGCTGGCCGACTGGGACCCACCGTCGGTGCACACGATCGAGGTCGTCCCCGGTGTCGAGGAGTTCGATCCCGCGGTCGGTGGCGAGCCCATCGCGGGGTGGCCGGAGCCCTACGAGCCCATCGCGATGAGCTTCGACAGCGAGGGTGAGCCGCCCAAGAAGCGTCCGAGCAAGAAGAAGGCGGCCAAGAAGAAGAAGGCGACGAAGAAGAAGGCGACGAAGAAGAGGTCAGCCGAGGAGAAGGACTGA